A single region of the Manihot esculenta cultivar AM560-2 chromosome 12, M.esculenta_v8, whole genome shotgun sequence genome encodes:
- the LOC110628088 gene encoding uncharacterized protein LOC110628088 isoform X3, with the protein MGKEDLSQSINCEVGGASHSLSKSQDSGDYTRYSLDKETGAATCRVCQCTESDKSGDAVLGFLGIIIPLKESCESGGAIKLQSKEVSIHSENNEFHSKHAGREFGYVEFVSPQGEVFICRTDLEMGSCHQQDSLIELGCSCKNDLALVHYACALKWFVNHGSTICEICGCVAKNIRMVDFKKVLVSLKEYEALRERTATGDPNPARVQTSLGVDPDAVAAIRRQQLSEISMWFSPHNNSDHNNSSLVSQVVSEQPLNTVIEDTVPPENLATKWAVEGTGILLATGLLTVTLAWLIAPRVGKDLQTGKRIGNGRLHDGLYLLEENLSLNSLQLFLEEIGMSTRKSYCGIDGEKNDREEMIPSPITL; encoded by the exons ATGGGTAAGGAAGACTTATCACAATCCATCAATTGTGAAGTTGGTGGTGCAAGTCACTCACTTTCTAAGAGTCAAGACTCGGGGGATTATACACGTTATAGTCTAGACAAAGAGACAGGTGCAGCAACTTGTCGGGTGTGCCAATGTACGGAATCTGACAAAAGTGGAGATGCTGTTTTGGGATTTTTGGGCATCATTATTCCATTGAAAGAGTCTTGTGAAAGTGGTGGAGCAATAAAGCTGCAAAGCAAAGAAGTGTCCATACACTCTGAAAACAATGAGTTCCATAGCAAACACGCGGGAAGAGAATTTGGATACGTGGAGTTTGTTAGCCCACAGGGAGAGGTTTTCATTTGTCGTACAGATCTGGAAATGGGTTCGTGTCACCAGCAAGACTCATTAATTGAACTTGGTTGCTCTTGCAAAAATGATCTTGCTCTTGTACACTATGCTTGCGCGCTAAAATGGTTTGTTAATCATGGATCCACTATTTGTGAAATCTGTGGATGTGTAGCAAAAAATATCAGAATGGTGGATTTTAAAAAGGTTTTGGTTTCATTGAAGGAATATGAAGCATTAAGGGAAAGGACTGCCACTGGTGATCCCAATCCTGCTCGAGTGCAGACAAGTTTAGGTGTGGATCCTGATGCTGTTGCTGCTATTAGGAGGCAACAGCTAAGTGAGATTTCAATGTGGTTTAGCCCACACAATAATAGTGATCACAATAATTCTAGTTTAGTTTCACAGGTTGTTTCTGAACAACCTTTGAATACTGTTATCGAAGATACTGTCCCTCCTGAGAATCTTGCAACCAAATGGGCTGTGGAAGGTACTGGGATTTTGCTTGCTACTGGGCTGCTTACTGTTACTTTAGCATGGCTCATTGCTCCCCGCGTAGGAAAG gaccttcaaactggaaagaggattggcaatggtagactGCACGACGGCTTATATTTGTTGGAGGAGAATCTGAGTTTGAATTCACTCCAACTCTTTTTGGAAGAAATCGGGATGTCAACCAGAAAATCATATTGTGGCATTGACG GAGAGAAGAATGATAGAGAAGAGATGATTCCTAGTCCTATAACTCTATAG
- the LOC110628088 gene encoding uncharacterized protein LOC110628088 isoform X6, which yields MGKEDLSQSINCEVGGASHSLSKSQDSGDYTRYSLDKETGAATCRVCQCTESDKSGDAVLGFLGIIIPLKESCESGGAIKLQSKEVSIHSENNEFHSKHAGREFGYVEFVSPQGEVFICRTDLEMGSCHQQDSLIELGCSCKNDLALVHYACALKWFVNHGSTICEICGCVAKNIRMVDFKKVLVSLKEYEALRERTATGDPNPARVQTSLGVDPDAVAAIRRQQLSEISMWFSPHNNSDHNNSSLVSQVVSEQPLNTVIEDTVPPENLATKWAVEGTGILLATGLLTVTLAWLIAPRVGKKTAKSGLHILLGGICALTVVIFFRF from the coding sequence ATGGGTAAGGAAGACTTATCACAATCCATCAATTGTGAAGTTGGTGGTGCAAGTCACTCACTTTCTAAGAGTCAAGACTCGGGGGATTATACACGTTATAGTCTAGACAAAGAGACAGGTGCAGCAACTTGTCGGGTGTGCCAATGTACGGAATCTGACAAAAGTGGAGATGCTGTTTTGGGATTTTTGGGCATCATTATTCCATTGAAAGAGTCTTGTGAAAGTGGTGGAGCAATAAAGCTGCAAAGCAAAGAAGTGTCCATACACTCTGAAAACAATGAGTTCCATAGCAAACACGCGGGAAGAGAATTTGGATACGTGGAGTTTGTTAGCCCACAGGGAGAGGTTTTCATTTGTCGTACAGATCTGGAAATGGGTTCGTGTCACCAGCAAGACTCATTAATTGAACTTGGTTGCTCTTGCAAAAATGATCTTGCTCTTGTACACTATGCTTGCGCGCTAAAATGGTTTGTTAATCATGGATCCACTATTTGTGAAATCTGTGGATGTGTAGCAAAAAATATCAGAATGGTGGATTTTAAAAAGGTTTTGGTTTCATTGAAGGAATATGAAGCATTAAGGGAAAGGACTGCCACTGGTGATCCCAATCCTGCTCGAGTGCAGACAAGTTTAGGTGTGGATCCTGATGCTGTTGCTGCTATTAGGAGGCAACAGCTAAGTGAGATTTCAATGTGGTTTAGCCCACACAATAATAGTGATCACAATAATTCTAGTTTAGTTTCACAGGTTGTTTCTGAACAACCTTTGAATACTGTTATCGAAGATACTGTCCCTCCTGAGAATCTTGCAACCAAATGGGCTGTGGAAGGTACTGGGATTTTGCTTGCTACTGGGCTGCTTACTGTTACTTTAGCATGGCTCATTGCTCCCCGCGTAGGAAAG
- the LOC110628088 gene encoding uncharacterized protein LOC110628088 isoform X2, whose product MGKEDLSQSINCEVGGASHSLSKSQDSGDYTRYSLDKETGAATCRVCQCTESDKSGDAVLGFLGIIIPLKESCESGGAIKLQSKEVSIHSENNEFHSKHAGREFGYVEFVSPQGEVFICRTDLEMGSCHQQDSLIELGCSCKNDLALVHYACALKWFVNHGSTICEICGCVAKNIRMVDFKKVLVSLKEYEALRERTATGDPNPARVQTSLGVDPDAVAAIRRQQLSEISMWFSPHNNSDHNNSSLVSQVVSEQPLNTVIEDTVPPENLATKWAVEGTGILLATGLLTVTLAWLIAPRVGKDLQTGKRIGNGRLHDGLYLLEENLSLNSLQLFLEEIGMSTRKSYCGIDENCKKWPSHSPWRHLCFNSCDLLSILKNC is encoded by the exons ATGGGTAAGGAAGACTTATCACAATCCATCAATTGTGAAGTTGGTGGTGCAAGTCACTCACTTTCTAAGAGTCAAGACTCGGGGGATTATACACGTTATAGTCTAGACAAAGAGACAGGTGCAGCAACTTGTCGGGTGTGCCAATGTACGGAATCTGACAAAAGTGGAGATGCTGTTTTGGGATTTTTGGGCATCATTATTCCATTGAAAGAGTCTTGTGAAAGTGGTGGAGCAATAAAGCTGCAAAGCAAAGAAGTGTCCATACACTCTGAAAACAATGAGTTCCATAGCAAACACGCGGGAAGAGAATTTGGATACGTGGAGTTTGTTAGCCCACAGGGAGAGGTTTTCATTTGTCGTACAGATCTGGAAATGGGTTCGTGTCACCAGCAAGACTCATTAATTGAACTTGGTTGCTCTTGCAAAAATGATCTTGCTCTTGTACACTATGCTTGCGCGCTAAAATGGTTTGTTAATCATGGATCCACTATTTGTGAAATCTGTGGATGTGTAGCAAAAAATATCAGAATGGTGGATTTTAAAAAGGTTTTGGTTTCATTGAAGGAATATGAAGCATTAAGGGAAAGGACTGCCACTGGTGATCCCAATCCTGCTCGAGTGCAGACAAGTTTAGGTGTGGATCCTGATGCTGTTGCTGCTATTAGGAGGCAACAGCTAAGTGAGATTTCAATGTGGTTTAGCCCACACAATAATAGTGATCACAATAATTCTAGTTTAGTTTCACAGGTTGTTTCTGAACAACCTTTGAATACTGTTATCGAAGATACTGTCCCTCCTGAGAATCTTGCAACCAAATGGGCTGTGGAAGGTACTGGGATTTTGCTTGCTACTGGGCTGCTTACTGTTACTTTAGCATGGCTCATTGCTCCCCGCGTAGGAAAG gaccttcaaactggaaagaggattggcaatggtagactGCACGACGGCTTATATTTGTTGGAGGAGAATCTGAGTTTGAATTCACTCCAACTCTTTTTGGAAGAAATCGGGATGTCAACCAGAAAATCATATTGTGGCATTGACG
- the LOC110628088 gene encoding uncharacterized protein LOC110628088 isoform X7 yields MGKEDLSQSINCEVGGASHSLSKSQDSGDYTRYSLDKETGAATCRVCQCTESDKSGDAVLGFLGIIIPLKESCESGGAIKLQSKEVSIHSENNEFHSKHAGREFGYVEFVSPQGEVFICRTDLEMGSCHQQDSLIELGCSCKNDLALVHYACALKWFVNHGSTICEICGCVAKNIRMVDFKKVLVSLKEYEALRERTATGDPNPARVQTSLGVDPDAVAAIRRQQLSEISMWFSPHNNSDHNNSSLVSQVVSEQPLNTVIEDTVPPENLATKWAVEGTGILLATGLLTVTLAWLIAPRVGKVKQ; encoded by the coding sequence ATGGGTAAGGAAGACTTATCACAATCCATCAATTGTGAAGTTGGTGGTGCAAGTCACTCACTTTCTAAGAGTCAAGACTCGGGGGATTATACACGTTATAGTCTAGACAAAGAGACAGGTGCAGCAACTTGTCGGGTGTGCCAATGTACGGAATCTGACAAAAGTGGAGATGCTGTTTTGGGATTTTTGGGCATCATTATTCCATTGAAAGAGTCTTGTGAAAGTGGTGGAGCAATAAAGCTGCAAAGCAAAGAAGTGTCCATACACTCTGAAAACAATGAGTTCCATAGCAAACACGCGGGAAGAGAATTTGGATACGTGGAGTTTGTTAGCCCACAGGGAGAGGTTTTCATTTGTCGTACAGATCTGGAAATGGGTTCGTGTCACCAGCAAGACTCATTAATTGAACTTGGTTGCTCTTGCAAAAATGATCTTGCTCTTGTACACTATGCTTGCGCGCTAAAATGGTTTGTTAATCATGGATCCACTATTTGTGAAATCTGTGGATGTGTAGCAAAAAATATCAGAATGGTGGATTTTAAAAAGGTTTTGGTTTCATTGAAGGAATATGAAGCATTAAGGGAAAGGACTGCCACTGGTGATCCCAATCCTGCTCGAGTGCAGACAAGTTTAGGTGTGGATCCTGATGCTGTTGCTGCTATTAGGAGGCAACAGCTAAGTGAGATTTCAATGTGGTTTAGCCCACACAATAATAGTGATCACAATAATTCTAGTTTAGTTTCACAGGTTGTTTCTGAACAACCTTTGAATACTGTTATCGAAGATACTGTCCCTCCTGAGAATCTTGCAACCAAATGGGCTGTGGAAGGTACTGGGATTTTGCTTGCTACTGGGCTGCTTACTGTTACTTTAGCATGGCTCATTGCTCCCCGCGTAGGAAAG
- the LOC110628088 gene encoding uncharacterized protein LOC110628088 isoform X8, which produces MGKEDLSQSINCEVGGASHSLSKSQDSGDYTRYSLDKETGAATCRVCQCTESDKSGDAVLGFLGIIIPLKESCESGGAIKLQSKEVSIHSENNEFHSKHAGREFGYVEFVSPQGEVFICRTDLEMGSCHQQDSLIELGCSCKNDLALVHYACALKWFVNHGSTICEICGCVAKNIRMVDFKKVLVSLKEYEALRERTATGDPNPARVQTSLGVDPDAVAAIRRQQLSEISMWFSPHNNSDHNNSSLVSQVVSEQPLNTVIEDTVPPENLATKWAVEGTGILLATGLLTVTLAWLIAPRVGKQ; this is translated from the coding sequence ATGGGTAAGGAAGACTTATCACAATCCATCAATTGTGAAGTTGGTGGTGCAAGTCACTCACTTTCTAAGAGTCAAGACTCGGGGGATTATACACGTTATAGTCTAGACAAAGAGACAGGTGCAGCAACTTGTCGGGTGTGCCAATGTACGGAATCTGACAAAAGTGGAGATGCTGTTTTGGGATTTTTGGGCATCATTATTCCATTGAAAGAGTCTTGTGAAAGTGGTGGAGCAATAAAGCTGCAAAGCAAAGAAGTGTCCATACACTCTGAAAACAATGAGTTCCATAGCAAACACGCGGGAAGAGAATTTGGATACGTGGAGTTTGTTAGCCCACAGGGAGAGGTTTTCATTTGTCGTACAGATCTGGAAATGGGTTCGTGTCACCAGCAAGACTCATTAATTGAACTTGGTTGCTCTTGCAAAAATGATCTTGCTCTTGTACACTATGCTTGCGCGCTAAAATGGTTTGTTAATCATGGATCCACTATTTGTGAAATCTGTGGATGTGTAGCAAAAAATATCAGAATGGTGGATTTTAAAAAGGTTTTGGTTTCATTGAAGGAATATGAAGCATTAAGGGAAAGGACTGCCACTGGTGATCCCAATCCTGCTCGAGTGCAGACAAGTTTAGGTGTGGATCCTGATGCTGTTGCTGCTATTAGGAGGCAACAGCTAAGTGAGATTTCAATGTGGTTTAGCCCACACAATAATAGTGATCACAATAATTCTAGTTTAGTTTCACAGGTTGTTTCTGAACAACCTTTGAATACTGTTATCGAAGATACTGTCCCTCCTGAGAATCTTGCAACCAAATGGGCTGTGGAAGGTACTGGGATTTTGCTTGCTACTGGGCTGCTTACTGTTACTTTAGCATGGCTCATTGCTCCCCGCGTAGGAAAG